The Drosophila innubila isolate TH190305 chromosome 2R unlocalized genomic scaffold, UK_Dinn_1.0 1_C_2R, whole genome shotgun sequence DNA window TAGAGGAATGTATcttatagatacatacatgcatatgtgtaCGTACATTTAACTGACATACTCGCACTTAGATACAAATTGTTGCTGACGTTTTCCTATTACCACACAATGCCCAGGATGAGGGGATCTACGCATTTGCAGttctgaaataatttatatcaaaatgCACAGTTAAAATCTGTTAAATGACGAGTAGATAGAATCACTATAAAGGTTCAGTTATCTGTTAATTTAACATAGAAGAGTTaagtgtaaaaaaaagagttagTCTGTTATAGTAAGtttatttgtcaaatttcCTTAAAATAATCACAATAATAAGGCAAGTCAGCATAAGgctcaagaaaaaaaattccgCAGAACTTaacatttacttaaaaaaaaatatgttgataATACGTATAATTAACTAGTAacgttaaattataaaaaactattacattgaccaaacaaaatttttgcctgaataaatgcaatagaaatgtatatttgactatatcaataaaaaataaatgtagttaagtcatattcataattaaaaaattttaataaaagcttTGGTAACAGTTAAATATCCCATCAAACgttcaaatttttaagtgtTAAAGATTAAAGATCGATAAATATTCTAACTGATCGTCTATCGCCAAGACTTTAGATTGAAACAGACATatcgaaaaacaacaaaaactatagCTAGCAGAAGCTAAAGCTTTTGACGAGCTTTGGAGCTTTTATTGTGAAATGAGCTAAATTTCATATTGTCTGGTAAGTGTATTTAAACGCTATCACAAAAGAAGCTTTTGACATTCCCGAAGTTCTTCAACAAGAGATTGTgttaaagtaaaagtaaacaaaacaaactaaaaacaataatgGAAAATATTGAAGAAGAAAATACAAGTTagtaatattaaattcaatatatgaacttatttgttgttatatttttatattattatactgTCCACAGTTacgtcaaaaataaaagtgttgGATATTGGAGACGAAGAGGAAGATATAGAGGAATACCCAATTGAAAAAACGGGTGCTTCAAAATTCTATCGGGACTTTCAAGCAGATTTTAGAAAGCATTTAAGTTATCTTTTATTTGGAACTCACAGCCCCATTGAATTTGTCGACGATTGGAATTTAGTGGGACGGTTTGGAGCGTCAGTCCATAAGAAAGATAATCAAACCAGAAGTTATTCCTTTCATTATACTACGGATAATACCACACCACCTGGAACTATAATAATTGGACCTGCAATTAACAAAAGGGCAGCAATGGATCTAGTAAGAAAACGACTGAGTGATGAGAATTGGATATCGGAAAACGAGATTAGCACACCTCTTAAAGCGAAATTGGACAATCGTTATTATTACCGCGATCAATATATACGGCAAGTTGTATCCGATGCTATTGAAACAGAAAATAGTCGACTCCTTAattatttgttgcatttacACAGAGAATATATGAAGGATAAAAAATTGTGATTTTATATAAGTccaattaattgtaattaggttaattaaattgtattaattgcttatttttaaatcaaaattgatttctattatatgaagtttaaaataaacaaccaACTACACTTAGGCATTTGGTTCGTAATGAGAGTTCTTAATTTGTACACATTTTAGGGCTAACTAGACATTGAATAATTGGGcctatttaaagaaaacttcTACTACTAATGTAAATTACCATAAGCCGTCGGTTTTGCTACAGTTTTATGTGCGGGCGGCCAAGTTAGTGttcttttttcatttggtGACAATTAATTTCCGTAGATAATTGCCTGCCGATAAGAGCAGCAGAAAAACCATCGAATAGAGCGCCGGAAGTGGACATTAATCAAATGAGCTAAAGGAGCTTTGTTTTTGCTGAAAGATTAAATCGAAAACAAGACAAAAGGCCAGCTCAAGTGAAAAGTTGTGtgtttattcattatttgtttttttttttttttgcatgttttgtttttgtctctGGGTGATTTGTTGTAGCGCGtattaacaaaattgaattttcgaatTATGTGCGCGCCTTATAAATATTAGCtagatttttgtgtgtgtattaatatgtaaatgtttAATATAGAAATAGCAATGTTCAACTTTAGCACAATTCTCAAATATTAACcagctaaataataatactgtTCACAACGCCAATGGTATGagaatttaacaatttgtcaTAGcaaaatgattgattgattgatataATAAGTATAGAATACAAatgctgtattttttttaatacactcGTAGAATTTATATTGCTGCACCATAACAACTAACATAAACAGCTAATATCATTGTTAAACtttaatctataaattttgGAACAAATTTGAACAACGCTGGGCGTAAAATAGGCGCTAGTTGtaaatatcatattatttatat harbors:
- the LOC117784403 gene encoding uncharacterized protein LOC117784403, with the protein product MENIEEENTITSKIKVLDIGDEEEDIEEYPIEKTGASKFYRDFQADFRKHLSYLLFGTHSPIEFVDDWNLVGRFGASVHKKDNQTRSYSFHYTTDNTTPPGTIIIGPAINKRAAMDLVRKRLSDENWISENEISTPLKAKLDNRYYYRDQYIRQVVSDAIETENSRLLNYLLHLHREYMKDKKL